A single Defluviitalea saccharophila DNA region contains:
- a CDS encoding LytTR family DNA-binding domain-containing protein, with the protein MKPKILIYNDSQLQRQNLIDFLTELNMPMEIYESENEEDVLKKIKEQKFDAMISDIMIKKELTINLIKKIRETYPSIYIVFVSAYKDFIMDAVAECHCYDYISKPVNKERFQGTMKLILERVLEENSIHKEESNQKNLIVNYNNQSFIIPIDKILFIEQCGYLSIIHTLDGIYRCVSTLIRLYNELNDDFFLAHKSFLVNIKNVSHVSYNRRTSGDIFFDQYDKTALLSVRKKSEFKKALLNYNKQ; encoded by the coding sequence TTGAAACCAAAAATTTTAATTTATAATGATAGTCAGCTTCAACGACAAAATTTAATAGATTTCCTTACTGAGCTTAATATGCCAATGGAAATATATGAATCCGAAAATGAAGAAGATGTTTTAAAAAAGATTAAAGAGCAAAAGTTTGATGCTATGATTTCTGATATAATGATAAAAAAAGAACTGACAATCAATCTTATAAAAAAAATTAGAGAAACTTATCCCTCTATCTATATAGTATTTGTATCCGCCTATAAAGATTTTATTATGGATGCTGTGGCAGAATGTCACTGTTATGATTATATCTCAAAACCCGTTAATAAGGAAAGGTTTCAAGGTACAATGAAATTAATCCTGGAAAGAGTCCTGGAAGAAAACAGCATACATAAAGAGGAATCTAACCAAAAAAATCTTATCGTTAATTATAATAATCAGTCTTTTATCATTCCAATAGATAAAATCTTATTTATTGAACAATGCGGATATCTTTCCATTATTCATACCCTTGATGGAATCTATCGTTGTGTTTCTACTTTAATTCGTCTATACAATGAATTAAATGATGATTTTTTCTTAGCTCATAAGAGTTTTCTAGTAAATATTAAAAACGTCAGTCATGTCTCTTATAATAGAAGAACCTCCGGTGATATCTTTTTTGATCAATATGATAAAACTGCTCTTTTAAGTGTACGTAAAAAATCCGAGTTCAAAAAAGCACTATTAAATTATAATAAACAATAG